One window from the genome of Thermodesulfobacteriota bacterium encodes:
- a CDS encoding cupin domain-containing protein — MILRNLAHPEVKATRYVAHGGGIAHMVLTHPTLKTMMFLAHASVPPGNKLLGHVDPMEEIYIIQKGRGLMQVGEELNEVKAGDAIHIPIGHYHELTNTGEEELNLLVVAGLIPRPGGF; from the coding sequence ATGATCTTGAGAAATCTTGCCCATCCTGAAGTCAAAGCCACCCGCTACGTCGCCCACGGAGGAGGCATCGCCCATATGGTCCTCACCCACCCAACGCTGAAGACCATGATGTTTTTGGCCCATGCCTCCGTGCCCCCTGGCAATAAACTCCTGGGCCACGTGGATCCCATGGAGGAGATTTATATCATTCAGAAGGGGAGAGGGCTCATGCAGGTCGGAGAGGAGCTCAATGAGGTAAAGGCGGGCGACGCCATCCATATCCCCATCGGCCATTATCACGAATTGACCAACACCGGAGAGGAAGAATTGAACTTGCTCGTCGTCGCCGGCCTCATTCCGAGGCCCGGAGGCTTTTGA
- a CDS encoding nitronate monooxygenase, whose protein sequence is MQFRDNIYVFSHLHHPSPRGLPMKTRMTELLGIQHPIMLAGMAFVSLPKLVAAVSNAGGVGMLNSVVYTPSQVKEVIKEIRSLTDKPFGVNATLVMPNARENIEVALEERVPIINFALGKGDWIIKAAHEYGGKVLATVALEKHARKAEADGADALIVTGHEAAAHGAEVGTMVLINTIARQTKLPIIAAGGFCDGRGLAAALVLGADGISMGTRFMLTKECAMHEKAKEFCLKAGMEDTLCSEKIDGLPGRWLKNEAAMKMALERPSLSQAFSTALEMRKKLKVPFYKLLLGGLKQRGVQELARQAIGLKKLRIAIEQGDLETGVLPVSQAIGLMRDVPTCKELIERIVREAEEVLRRVNQQVVS, encoded by the coding sequence TTGCAATTCAGGGATAATATTTACGTTTTTTCCCATCTCCATCATCCATCTCCGAGGGGGCTCCCGATGAAAACGAGAATGACCGAACTCTTGGGCATCCAGCACCCGATCATGCTTGCAGGGATGGCCTTTGTGAGCTTACCCAAATTGGTGGCCGCCGTATCGAATGCCGGTGGGGTGGGGATGCTCAACTCGGTCGTCTATACCCCCTCTCAGGTGAAGGAAGTCATAAAGGAGATAAGATCCTTGACGGACAAACCCTTCGGAGTCAACGCCACGCTCGTCATGCCCAATGCGAGAGAAAATATCGAGGTCGCCCTCGAGGAGAGGGTGCCCATCATCAACTTCGCCCTGGGGAAGGGAGATTGGATTATCAAGGCCGCCCATGAATATGGGGGAAAAGTCTTGGCCACGGTGGCCCTCGAGAAACATGCCCGCAAGGCCGAGGCGGATGGGGCGGATGCCCTCATCGTCACGGGCCACGAGGCGGCCGCCCATGGGGCAGAAGTGGGCACGATGGTTTTGATCAATACCATCGCCCGTCAGACCAAACTTCCCATCATCGCCGCTGGGGGATTTTGCGACGGAAGGGGACTGGCAGCGGCCCTGGTTCTTGGAGCGGACGGGATCTCCATGGGGACCCGCTTCATGTTGACCAAGGAGTGCGCGATGCATGAAAAAGCGAAGGAGTTCTGCCTGAAGGCAGGCATGGAGGACACCCTCTGCTCGGAAAAGATCGATGGGCTCCCTGGCAGATGGCTAAAAAATGAGGCGGCGATGAAGATGGCCTTGGAAAGACCCTCTCTTTCCCAAGCCTTTTCGACCGCCCTCGAGATGAGAAAAAAGCTCAAGGTCCCCTTCTATAAACTCCTTCTCGGGGGCTTGAAACAACGAGGGGTGCAGGAACTTGCCCGACAGGCGATCGGGTTGAAAAAGCTTCGAATCGCGATCGAGCAAGGAGACCTCGAAACGGGCGTGTTGCCCGTAAGCCAGGCCATCGGGCTGATGAGGGACGTCCCGACTTGCAAGGAGCTGATCGAACGAATCGTCAGAGAAGCCGAGGAAGTATTACGGAGGGTCAATCAGCAGGTGGTCTCCTGA
- a CDS encoding YIP1 family protein — MGLYKVVFLGLKVAGPEEEARLLQGLQKRFNLTPEKAENLLQRVPIVVKKGISREEMEKYVRAFEEIGGKVRVEEMPSEDLPGISIEPEPPPQPKPAAKPEPKPYTGPMVTCPQCGHQQPDTGECFKCGLVISKYMEFQEMARSIEGQVREISTEEKVSPWESGEGFLWAYLRTTREALFSPTAFFKKVSSGEGYWSPLIYGIICGVIGVGLSMVIQWFFFSALIPPQLQAFIPFNLLLGLSLIGIPLMVGSSIFIGSAITHLCLIIVGGNRKGFQTTFRVISYSYCGQLFNVVPFIGNLIASVYMIVLIIIGVREGHRITTGKAAFAVLLPLIVIFGLGILAAVMIPIFLGGLGLFRGVGV; from the coding sequence ATGGGCCTTTACAAAGTGGTCTTTTTAGGTCTGAAGGTGGCTGGACCCGAAGAGGAGGCCCGGTTACTTCAGGGGCTTCAGAAACGGTTTAACCTTACTCCGGAGAAGGCGGAGAACCTGCTTCAGAGGGTTCCCATCGTGGTGAAGAAAGGCATCTCCCGGGAGGAGATGGAAAAGTATGTGAGGGCATTCGAAGAGATCGGGGGGAAGGTGAGGGTAGAAGAGATGCCCTCCGAGGATTTGCCTGGGATTTCCATAGAACCTGAACCCCCTCCGCAACCCAAGCCGGCTGCCAAACCCGAACCGAAGCCCTACACGGGGCCGATGGTCACTTGCCCCCAATGTGGGCACCAGCAACCCGACACCGGCGAGTGCTTTAAATGCGGATTGGTCATCTCCAAGTACATGGAATTTCAGGAAATGGCCCGATCCATCGAGGGTCAGGTCCGAGAGATATCGACCGAAGAGAAGGTCTCCCCTTGGGAGAGCGGAGAGGGCTTCCTCTGGGCTTATTTAAGGACCACGAGGGAGGCCCTTTTCTCCCCCACAGCCTTTTTCAAAAAGGTGTCGTCCGGAGAAGGCTATTGGTCTCCCCTCATTTACGGGATCATCTGCGGGGTGATCGGAGTTGGGCTCTCGATGGTCATCCAGTGGTTCTTCTTTTCCGCCCTCATCCCGCCCCAACTCCAGGCCTTTATTCCCTTTAACCTCCTCTTGGGTCTCTCCCTGATAGGGATTCCGCTTATGGTGGGATCCTCCATTTTCATCGGGAGCGCCATCACCCACCTCTGCCTCATCATCGTGGGCGGAAATAGAAAGGGATTCCAAACCACCTTTCGGGTCATCTCCTATTCTTACTGCGGACAACTCTTCAACGTCGTGCCTTTTATCGGAAATTTGATTGCCTCTGTCTATATGATCGTACTCATCATCATCGGCGTGAGGGAAGGTCACCGGATTACCACCGGCAAAGCGGCATTTGCGGTTCTCCTTCCACTCATCGTCATCTTTGGATTGGGAATCCTCGCCGCCGTCATGATCCCGATATTCTTGGGCGGGTTGGGGTTATTCAGAGGTGTGGGCGTTTAA
- the rnr gene encoding ribonuclease R codes for MARRKTTSRDPELTTEILGLLEEENRPLLLREILQGLGLSKEERRFLRERLRDLAEKGKVIRIRGNRYGLPTRMDLVVGRLKCHPDGYGFVIPEDGGGEDIFIKPRNLKEAMHGDRVVVRVESVRRKGKEGKIIRILERGWKKVVGKFMKATHYAYLVPEDERLLQEVIIPEGQTKRAKPNQIVVAEITRYPSERGRPEGRVTHILGYPDDPEIIPQIIIHKYDLPYRFPSSALKEARALPPSPAEEDESGRTDLRGIPTFTIDGENARDFDDAVSIAKEGTGGVILYVSISDVSHYVEEGSALDEEAYLRGTSVYFPDRAIPMFPPELSNEICCLHPRVDRLTMTVELRFDDRLEPKGFRIYPSLIRSDERLTYTLVKKILLGRDEGSVEKFRPLVPSLELMASLAQSLRRRRMERGTLDFDLPEPEVILNLQGEAEEIVRSERNLAHQIIEEFMIAANEAVARFLEEKGVPCLYRIHEPPSEEAMEEFRTFVSHLGYGLRWGEDISPKDLQRVLEEARGRPEEGVINHVLLRSMKWAKYSAKNLRHFGLASEAYTHFTSPIRRYPDLIVHRLLKKVLSGGRIETTEEELAKKADHLSHRERVAMEAEREILDRYRVRFMKDKIGAEFDGVISSVTAFGFFVELRDIFVEGLVRLTSLHDDYYHFLEDQYCLMGERTRKRFRVGDPVRVRVERVDIERRHIDFGLIRKTKAE; via the coding sequence ATGGCAAGAAGAAAGACCACATCAAGAGATCCGGAGTTGACGACAGAGATCCTGGGGTTGCTCGAAGAGGAGAACCGTCCCCTTCTTTTGAGGGAGATCCTCCAGGGCCTCGGCCTGTCGAAAGAGGAGAGGCGGTTCCTGAGAGAACGTCTGAGGGACCTGGCGGAAAAGGGGAAGGTGATCAGGATTCGGGGAAACCGCTACGGCCTTCCCACGAGGATGGATTTGGTGGTGGGTAGGCTCAAATGCCATCCCGATGGGTATGGGTTCGTCATCCCCGAGGACGGGGGGGGCGAGGACATCTTTATCAAACCGAGAAATTTGAAGGAGGCCATGCATGGCGATCGGGTCGTCGTCAGGGTCGAATCGGTCAGGAGAAAAGGGAAAGAGGGAAAGATCATCCGGATCCTCGAGCGGGGATGGAAGAAGGTGGTCGGGAAATTTATGAAGGCAACCCATTACGCCTACCTCGTTCCGGAGGACGAAAGGCTTCTTCAGGAGGTGATCATTCCAGAAGGACAGACGAAACGGGCCAAGCCCAACCAGATCGTCGTGGCCGAGATTACCCGCTATCCCTCCGAGAGGGGAAGGCCCGAGGGAAGGGTGACCCATATCCTCGGTTACCCGGATGATCCCGAGATCATCCCCCAGATCATCATCCATAAATATGACCTTCCTTACCGATTTCCCTCCTCGGCCCTCAAAGAAGCAAGGGCATTGCCTCCCTCCCCGGCCGAGGAGGATGAATCGGGCCGGACCGATCTCAGGGGGATCCCCACCTTTACCATTGACGGGGAGAATGCGAGGGATTTCGACGATGCCGTCTCCATCGCCAAAGAGGGGACAGGCGGGGTGATCCTCTATGTTTCGATCTCCGACGTGAGCCACTACGTGGAGGAGGGGAGCGCTCTGGATGAAGAGGCCTACCTCAGGGGGACGAGCGTCTACTTCCCCGATCGGGCGATCCCGATGTTTCCGCCCGAACTCTCAAACGAGATCTGCTGTCTCCACCCCCGGGTCGACCGGTTGACCATGACCGTCGAATTGAGGTTCGATGACAGGTTGGAGCCGAAGGGGTTTCGCATCTATCCGAGCCTCATCCGGAGCGACGAGAGGCTGACCTACACCCTCGTCAAGAAGATTCTCCTTGGCCGAGACGAAGGGTCGGTCGAAAAATTCAGGCCTCTGGTTCCCTCTTTAGAACTAATGGCCTCTCTCGCTCAAAGTCTCCGAAGGAGAAGGATGGAGAGGGGGACGCTCGATTTCGACCTGCCGGAGCCGGAAGTCATCCTCAACCTTCAGGGGGAGGCCGAGGAGATCGTCCGTTCGGAGCGGAACCTGGCCCATCAGATCATCGAAGAGTTCATGATCGCGGCCAACGAGGCCGTGGCCCGCTTCTTGGAGGAGAAGGGCGTCCCCTGCCTTTACCGGATCCACGAGCCACCCTCCGAAGAGGCGATGGAGGAGTTCCGAACCTTTGTCTCCCATCTGGGGTATGGCCTGAGATGGGGAGAGGACATCTCTCCAAAGGACCTGCAAAGAGTCCTCGAAGAGGCCAGGGGCCGGCCCGAGGAGGGGGTGATCAATCACGTCCTCCTCCGGTCGATGAAATGGGCAAAATATTCTGCCAAAAATCTCCGACATTTTGGCTTGGCCTCCGAGGCCTATACCCACTTTACCTCTCCCATCCGAAGATATCCAGATCTGATCGTCCACCGCCTCTTAAAGAAGGTCCTATCTGGAGGCCGAATCGAGACCACGGAGGAGGAGCTGGCCAAGAAGGCCGATCACCTTTCCCACCGAGAGAGGGTCGCCATGGAGGCCGAAAGGGAGATCCTCGATCGGTATCGGGTCCGCTTCATGAAGGACAAGATCGGCGCGGAATTTGACGGGGTGATCAGCAGCGTGACCGCCTTTGGCTTCTTCGTCGAGCTCAGAGATATTTTTGTGGAGGGGTTGGTCCGGTTGACCAGCCTCCACGACGATTACTATCATTTTCTGGAGGACCAATATTGCCTCATGGGCGAGAGGACCCGTAAACGGTTCAGGGTCGGAGACCCGGTCAGGGTGAGGGTGGAGCGGGTCGATATCGAACGGAGGCATATCGATTTCGGGTTGATTCGGAAGACGAAAGCGGAATAG
- a CDS encoding nucleotidyltransferase domain-containing protein, producing the protein MKDFKREIQRIASRYGLQMIYVFGSRAKEVLALVEGRIERLSAGPSDLDIGVKPNKPLTVEEKVRIGLFFEDLFEVNRVDLIVIPEAPVFLALEIVTGEILYVHDSSYEAEYQLYIMRQAADLLPYERMKQRMVMGD; encoded by the coding sequence ATGAAGGATTTTAAAAGAGAGATCCAACGGATTGCCTCCCGGTATGGTCTCCAGATGATCTATGTTTTCGGGAGCAGGGCCAAAGAGGTTCTGGCCCTCGTCGAGGGAAGGATCGAACGGCTCTCTGCCGGCCCCTCCGATTTGGATATTGGGGTGAAACCCAACAAACCCCTTACCGTGGAAGAGAAGGTTAGAATCGGCCTCTTCTTCGAAGACCTTTTCGAAGTGAACAGGGTCGATTTGATCGTCATTCCAGAAGCCCCCGTTTTCTTGGCCCTCGAAATCGTGACGGGGGAGATTCTTTATGTCCACGATTCCAGCTATGAAGCGGAGTATCAACTCTATATCATGAGGCAGGCAGCCGATCTTTTGCCCTATGAACGGATGAAACAGAGAATGGTCATGGGCGATTGA
- a CDS encoding DUF86 domain-containing protein, producing MSPGEIDPKVISQRALWILQMAEAIQDLHPEDKTLFLADRHKVAAAESYLRRALEALFDMGRHILAKKFAYPATEYKEIAKGLSEKKVLGLEEATLMRDMAGYRNRMVHFYREITPEELHEICLYHLGEIKLLSDKIVQWVKDHQDRLGNP from the coding sequence ATGAGTCCGGGAGAGATCGATCCAAAAGTGATTTCCCAGCGGGCCTTATGGATCCTCCAGATGGCGGAGGCCATCCAGGACCTCCATCCGGAAGACAAAACCCTTTTTTTAGCCGACAGGCACAAAGTGGCAGCCGCAGAATCGTATTTAAGGCGGGCCTTGGAGGCCCTTTTTGATATGGGAAGACATATCCTTGCAAAAAAGTTCGCCTACCCGGCTACGGAATATAAAGAGATCGCAAAGGGCCTCTCTGAAAAGAAGGTTCTGGGATTAGAAGAGGCCACGTTGATGCGAGACATGGCAGGGTATCGAAACCGGATGGTCCACTTTTACCGTGAAATCACCCCCGAAGAACTTCATGAGATATGTCTATATCATCTCGGTGAAATTAAACTCCTCTCCGATAAAATCGTCCAGTGGGTCAAGGATCATCAGGACAGACTCGGAAATCCTTAA
- a CDS encoding DUF362 domain-containing protein has translation MGGGALLPVGGKAAEQETGIAVVEGTNPASQVREAIRLLGGIERFIRRGDRVVLLPNPQGIGRGVTTNPDIVAETVRLCLSAGASSVSVASCHGKDRWLGTGIIESVEASGGRMKYPDSKRDWVTIRVPKPRARKEVTVIRDALEADRLINMPIFKQHSYTRVTGCIKNLMGTNDDNWGFHKGDTYLHQAIVDLASIFSPALCLVDATTILTERGPFGPGRVIHPNRVYAGKDMVALDALCCDLLNVKPHQVLYIQLAHESGLGRMNPKTDTVKRLRI, from the coding sequence ATGGGCGGGGGTGCCCTTCTTCCAGTTGGAGGGAAGGCAGCCGAGCAGGAAACCGGAATCGCCGTGGTCGAAGGAACAAATCCCGCCAGCCAGGTCCGGGAGGCCATCCGCCTTCTAGGGGGAATTGAGCGGTTTATTCGCAGGGGTGACAGGGTTGTTCTCCTTCCTAACCCTCAGGGGATCGGTCGGGGAGTCACGACCAACCCGGATATCGTCGCTGAGACCGTTAGGCTTTGTCTATCGGCAGGGGCCTCTTCGGTAAGCGTAGCTTCCTGTCACGGTAAAGATCGATGGCTTGGGACCGGGATTATCGAGAGTGTCGAGGCTTCGGGAGGACGGATGAAATATCCGGATTCGAAGCGTGACTGGGTAACCATCCGCGTTCCCAAACCCCGGGCCAGAAAAGAAGTGACCGTGATCCGGGACGCCCTGGAGGCTGACCGTCTCATCAACATGCCCATCTTCAAACAGCATAGCTACACCCGGGTCACGGGATGTATCAAGAATCTGATGGGAACGAATGATGACAACTGGGGCTTCCATAAAGGAGATACCTACTTGCACCAGGCCATTGTGGACCTTGCATCAATCTTTTCTCCCGCTCTCTGCCTGGTCGATGCCACCACCATCCTGACGGAGCGGGGGCCCTTTGGCCCTGGAAGAGTGATCCATCCGAACAGGGTATACGCCGGCAAGGACATGGTCGCGCTGGATGCCCTCTGCTGCGATCTGCTGAACGTAAAACCTCACCAGGTTCTTTACATTCAGCTGGCCCATGAATCCGGTTTGGGACGCATGAATCCCAAGACGGATACCGTCAAACGCCTGCGAATTTGA
- a CDS encoding alpha/beta hydrolase, which produces MSRQFLFLVIFLAIWMKSDPVMSQGNKGEHLVQNRQVHRIFPHIKTDDPVRRIIEHPAFKGFSHLILLRVEDIQHLDMPLSKIGSLMPYHSHVLPERVVKALNLMINEVREGKTIFYDFFTDQQKQMDSSKKDTGLFFFRGKPGAPFAIVCPGGGFSYVGSLHEGFPHAFELSKRGYNAFVLRYRVGDGLRAKEDLAAAISYIFKKAEMFEVGVKNYSLWGSSAGARMVGNIASKGTADFVGHEIPKPRIVIIAYTGDTSFSKNFPPAFIMVSEDDRIVDVSVVDRRVENMRNAGIKVEYRKYKNAGHGFGLGVGTDAEGWIDYAIRFWETHVSK; this is translated from the coding sequence ATGAGCAGGCAATTTTTATTTTTGGTGATCTTTCTTGCAATCTGGATGAAGAGTGATCCCGTCATGTCTCAGGGTAATAAAGGCGAACACTTAGTTCAAAATAGACAAGTCCATAGAATCTTTCCCCATATAAAAACCGATGATCCCGTCCGCCGCATTATAGAGCATCCAGCATTTAAGGGCTTTAGCCATCTTATTCTTCTGAGAGTTGAAGACATTCAACATCTTGATATGCCACTGAGCAAAATTGGTTCTCTCATGCCGTATCACAGCCATGTGCTTCCTGAGAGAGTGGTGAAAGCGCTTAATCTCATGATTAACGAAGTCAGAGAAGGTAAAACCATTTTCTATGACTTCTTCACAGACCAGCAAAAACAGATGGATTCATCAAAAAAAGATACTGGCCTCTTCTTCTTCAGGGGTAAACCGGGAGCTCCGTTTGCCATTGTGTGCCCGGGAGGAGGCTTCTCCTATGTCGGCTCCCTCCATGAAGGCTTTCCACACGCTTTTGAGCTGAGTAAAAGGGGGTATAATGCCTTTGTATTGAGATATCGTGTGGGGGATGGGTTAAGGGCCAAGGAAGACCTGGCAGCAGCTATCTCTTATATTTTCAAGAAAGCGGAAATGTTTGAGGTCGGTGTTAAAAATTATTCTTTATGGGGTAGTTCAGCTGGCGCAAGGATGGTTGGAAACATCGCCTCAAAAGGAACTGCCGATTTTGTAGGTCATGAGATTCCTAAACCGCGTATTGTGATCATTGCTTATACCGGGGATACAAGTTTTTCTAAAAACTTTCCCCCAGCCTTTATTATGGTAAGCGAGGATGATAGAATTGTTGATGTATCAGTGGTAGATAGGCGTGTTGAGAACATGAGAAACGCCGGGATCAAAGTCGAGTATCGTAAATATAAGAATGCCGGTCATGGCTTTGGGCTCGGTGTTGGTACGGACGCTGAAGGGTGGATAGACTACGCTATTCGGTTTTGGGAAACCCATGTGTCTAAGTGA
- a CDS encoding cyclophilin-like fold protein: MVLYHDPCDADSGTKKVRLKIGDKVLSATLIDSQTTRDFISLLPLTLTLEDYARTEKVSGLPKRLSTEGAPSGSDPSVGDIAYYAPWGNLAIFYKDFGYSSGLIILGKINSGIEALNVPGSLKVTIELVK, translated from the coding sequence ATGGTCCTCTACCATGATCCTTGCGACGCCGACAGTGGCACCAAGAAGGTCAGGCTAAAGATCGGGGACAAGGTGCTTTCAGCTACTTTGATCGACAGCCAAACAACCCGTGATTTTATCTCTTTACTGCCACTCACCTTAACATTAGAGGATTATGCGCGGACAGAAAAAGTCAGCGGTCTGCCAAAAAGATTATCCACAGAAGGCGCGCCTTCGGGAAGTGATCCTTCTGTTGGAGATATTGCCTATTATGCACCCTGGGGAAATCTGGCGATATTTTATAAGGATTTTGGATATTCGAGCGGGCTGATCATCCTGGGGAAAATCAACAGCGGCATAGAAGCGTTAAACGTGCCCGGCTCTTTAAAAGTCACGATCGAGCTTGTCAAATAA
- a CDS encoding alpha/beta hydrolase: protein MRALSILAVVSILLLGQAWNQNSAKASKTEKAEQYTFQLSDKVTRQKVSFKNRYGIKLTGDLYLPKNRGKEPLAALVISGPYGAVKEQSSGLYANKMADRGFAALAFDPSFTAESGGEPRHVSSPDIYTEDFSAAVDYLGIQSFVDRKRIGAIGICGFGGFALNAAAVDKRIKAVATTSMYDMSRVMAKGYNDKLTLEERTKILEQLSQQRWKDAESGSPALGPRILPEKLKGNEPQFVKDYFDYYRTPRGFHPRSPNSNGAWTATNPLPFMNMPILTYIKEISPRPILLIAGEKAHSRYFSEDVYKMAAEPKELMIIPNAGHVDLYDKVNVIPFDKLENFFKEHLK, encoded by the coding sequence ATGAGAGCATTATCAATTTTAGCTGTGGTTTCAATTTTGTTATTGGGACAAGCTTGGAATCAAAATTCAGCAAAAGCGAGTAAGACCGAAAAAGCAGAACAATATACCTTTCAATTAAGTGATAAGGTTACACGTCAAAAGGTGAGCTTCAAAAACCGCTATGGAATTAAGCTAACGGGCGATTTATACCTACCTAAAAATCGTGGGAAAGAACCATTAGCGGCACTTGTCATCAGTGGTCCCTACGGTGCTGTAAAGGAGCAATCATCAGGATTATATGCCAATAAAATGGCAGACCGCGGTTTTGCTGCACTCGCCTTCGACCCATCTTTTACGGCTGAAAGTGGTGGCGAGCCACGCCATGTTTCTTCCCCTGACATTTATACGGAAGATTTTAGTGCAGCCGTAGATTACCTTGGAATACAATCATTCGTTGACAGGAAACGAATAGGAGCTATTGGCATTTGCGGTTTTGGAGGTTTTGCTTTGAATGCGGCGGCGGTGGATAAACGCATCAAAGCTGTTGCCACGACGAGTATGTATGATATGTCGCGGGTGATGGCAAAAGGCTATAATGATAAATTGACTTTAGAGGAACGGACGAAAATATTGGAGCAACTGAGTCAACAACGTTGGAAGGATGCTGAATCGGGTTCTCCTGCTTTAGGCCCCCGCATTTTACCTGAAAAGTTGAAAGGTAATGAACCTCAATTTGTAAAAGATTATTTCGATTATTACCGGACCCCACGCGGTTTTCATCCCAGATCGCCAAACTCAAATGGTGCCTGGACAGCTACCAATCCCTTACCATTTATGAACATGCCCATCCTAACATACATCAAAGAAATTTCACCTCGGCCAATTCTATTGATAGCCGGGGAAAAGGCGCACTCCCGTTACTTCAGCGAAGATGTTTACAAAATGGCTGCCGAACCGAAAGAGTTAATGATTATACCCAATGCCGGTCACGTTGACTTGTATGACAAGGTGAATGTTATTCCATTTGACAAATTGGAAAACTTTTTTAAAGAACACCTAAAATAA
- a CDS encoding tautomerase family protein → MKEYKNPHVIVKLFPGRTEQQKVRLAEAIVKDMVNIIGGSEGSVSVAIEEFKQEDWKEKVYKPDILDKWDRLYKKPGYYM, encoded by the coding sequence ATAAAGGAATATAAAAATCCTCATGTCATCGTAAAACTCTTTCCCGGTAGAACTGAACAGCAGAAGGTTCGACTTGCCGAAGCAATTGTTAAAGACATGGTCAACATCATAGGAGGCTCCGAAGGTTCGGTTTCAGTAGCCATTGAAGAGTTCAAACAGGAGGATTGGAAGGAAAAGGTCTATAAACCGGATATACTCGACAAGTGGGACAGGCTATACAAAAAACCGGGATACTACATGTAA
- a CDS encoding AraC family transcriptional regulator produces the protein MRKQNSKQMFENSKTEAVREALAKSIARWTANAEHIETAIPGLALWQRKEPTQPMSGMYEPSICLAVQGAKRVVLGDDVYVYDAQHFLITSVDLPTVWQIVEASEEKPCLGLVLKLDQREIAQLLADSHLPPPRVRESRRGMAIGEVTLPLLTAFERLIGLLDEAEDIPILAPIIQREIHYRLLVGDQGERLRQIVTVKNPSHQIAKAIEWLKSHYDQPLRIEDLAARVHMSASAFYHHFRRLTAMSPLQYQKWLRLNEARRLMLTEGFNAATAAFRVGYGSPSQFSREYRRFFNKPPAKDIMSLRRMPGSARGYHSNQFA, from the coding sequence ATGCGTAAGCAGAATTCTAAACAGATGTTTGAGAATAGCAAAACGGAAGCTGTCCGAGAAGCATTAGCAAAGAGCATTGCCAGATGGACCGCCAATGCCGAACACATCGAAACAGCGATTCCGGGTTTGGCACTTTGGCAACGGAAAGAACCGACTCAGCCGATGAGCGGTATGTATGAGCCGAGTATTTGCTTAGCCGTTCAAGGGGCAAAACGCGTTGTGCTCGGAGACGACGTGTATGTGTACGATGCTCAACACTTTCTCATAACATCCGTGGATCTTCCCACGGTTTGGCAGATTGTTGAAGCGAGCGAGGAAAAGCCATGTTTAGGGCTCGTATTGAAACTTGATCAAAGGGAGATTGCTCAGTTGTTGGCAGACAGTCACCTTCCCCCGCCACGGGTACGGGAATCAAGACGTGGAATGGCGATTGGAGAGGTCACTTTGCCGCTTCTCACCGCCTTTGAACGGTTGATTGGTTTGCTCGATGAGGCAGAAGATATTCCGATTCTTGCGCCGATCATCCAGCGGGAAATCCATTACCGTTTGCTTGTGGGCGACCAAGGTGAGCGTCTGCGCCAGATCGTGACGGTGAAAAACCCAAGCCACCAAATTGCCAAGGCCATCGAGTGGTTGAAGAGTCATTATGATCAACCTCTTCGCATTGAAGATCTTGCTGCTCGTGTCCATATGAGCGCTTCGGCTTTCTATCACCATTTTCGGCGGTTAACAGCCATGAGCCCGTTGCAGTACCAGAAATGGCTACGATTAAACGAAGCGAGACGGTTGATGTTAACCGAAGGCTTCAATGCAGCGACAGCAGCCTTTCGGGTTGGTTACGGGAGCCCATCTCAATTCAGTCGTGAATATCGCCGTTTTTTTAACAAGCCACCGGCAAAGGACATCATGTCCTTACGGCGAATGCCTGGCAGTGCGAGAGGTTACCACTCCAATCAATTTGCTTGA
- a CDS encoding HEPN domain-containing protein: MDPKTKDLIVIQIEKSNEKLRAAKVLLKEGLIDDAISRAYYSMFHAASAVLFSEGITVESHSALKTMFGLHLVKTGKIDKEYGRWLNKLKDERENGDYDIFTSFDFGDAENDIKEAEKFLEQMKNYLSQQHGIQFRPEDKD; encoded by the coding sequence GTGGACCCAAAAACAAAAGACTTGATTGTCATTCAGATTGAAAAGAGCAATGAAAAGCTGAGGGCTGCAAAAGTCCTTCTCAAAGAGGGGCTTATCGATGATGCCATCTCGAGGGCTTATTACTCCATGTTCCATGCAGCCAGTGCTGTTCTTTTTTCTGAAGGAATAACGGTCGAAAGCCACAGCGCCTTAAAAACCATGTTTGGCCTCCATTTGGTAAAGACTGGAAAGATAGACAAAGAATATGGTCGTTGGCTGAACAAGCTAAAAGACGAAAGGGAAAATGGGGATTATGACATATTTACCTCGTTTGATTTCGGGGATGCTGAAAATGATATAAAAGAGGCTGAAAAGTTTTTAGAGCAGATGAAGAATTACCTCTCCCAACAGCATGGCATTCAGTTTCGGCCCGAAGATAAGGATTGA